Part of the Tindallia californiensis genome is shown below.
GGAGGTAGTAGATTTGGTTAAAAAAGCGGGAGGAATTATTGCTGATGTTGCTGTTTTAGTAGATCGAAGTGGTGGAAATCACGTCTTGGAAACTCCACCGGTTTCGTTAATTACGCTGGAAGTGGAAACGTATCCATCTGATGATTGTCCTCTCTGCAAAGAAAGTCAACCGGTTAAGCCGGGAAGTCGCTAAATGAAACGATGATATAATTTCATAATGAAAATAAAAGGAGTTGTTGATATGTGTTTTCTCACATTTAATCAGTAGCTCCTTTTATGTGAGTGATTCTTTAGTGACGAATAAGAGTTGAAATTAAGGGTATCAACCATTGTGAAGATTAGTTTTCAAACAGGATGGTAGCTAAGAATCCTGGTTATGAGGGGGGATTTTTATGGAGTGGCTTCGAGAAATACGTGAATCAAGGCGTGCTAAAGAAATAAAAATGCTATTGAGAAGAATAAAAGAAAATGAAGTGACAGCTTTGGCGGCACAATCTACTTATTATTTGATCTTATCTTTTTTTCCATTTCTTATCTTTTTGGTGACTGTAATTAGTTATACACCCCTACTGGACGAAGAAGTGATTTTACAGCTGCGACCCTTTATGCCGGAGGAAGCTTTTGAAATGGTTCTTTCAAATGTGGAAGACATGTTAAACGCAAGAAGAGGAACACTTATGTCGACAGGAATGATAACTACTTTATTTATTGCATCCAACGGTGTTGCAGCGATGATCAAAGGTGTGAATAAAGCTTATCGCTCAGCGGAGAACAGACCCTTTTGGAAAATTAGAAGTTTGGCAGTGCTATTTACCATTGCCTTATCTTTATTGATAGTAATTTCTTTGATGACGCTCGTTTTTGGAGAAGTAATTGGCAACTATGTATTTGAGTGGATAGGAATATCAGAATTCTTTAAGGACGTATGGCAAGTTTCCAGAACGGCCTTAACGCTGGTTGTCATGGTGTTTGTGTTTTCTTCCTTTTACAAATTCAGTCCTAATGTAACGATCAAAATTAAGGAAACCTTGCCGGGCGCTGTTTTTACAACTGTATGTTGGGTACTATTTTCCTTTGGTTTTGCCTATTATGTTAATCACTTCGGTCGATATACCGTTACTTATGGGAGTATTGGTGCCATTATTATTTTATTAACCTGGCTCTATTTAAGCAGTATCGTTGCGTTGATAGGAGCAGAAATAAATGGATGGTATCATGAAACGAAATTTTGACAATATGACGATATGATGAGTCGTTTGATTAAAAAAAGAAAATAAATGAAGGATTTTTTTAAGAAATGTAGAATGATTAAAGGAATAACGGTATAATGAATTGATACGGAGTATTGAATATCATTCATAGACGGGAGAGTTAGATATGATTCCCTATTACATGGCAGTAATCATTGTATCACTGCTCTATTTTGTTGTTATTTGGTTGAGGCGGAAAAAAATGACAAAAGAGAGTGCTGGTATGTTTCAAAAATGGATCTT
Proteins encoded:
- a CDS encoding YihY/virulence factor BrkB family protein; this encodes MEWLREIRESRRAKEIKMLLRRIKENEVTALAAQSTYYLILSFFPFLIFLVTVISYTPLLDEEVILQLRPFMPEEAFEMVLSNVEDMLNARRGTLMSTGMITTLFIASNGVAAMIKGVNKAYRSAENRPFWKIRSLAVLFTIALSLLIVISLMTLVFGEVIGNYVFEWIGISEFFKDVWQVSRTALTLVVMVFVFSSFYKFSPNVTIKIKETLPGAVFTTVCWVLFSFGFAYYVNHFGRYTVTYGSIGAIIILLTWLYLSSIVALIGAEINGWYHETKF